One Stenotrophomonas maltophilia DNA window includes the following coding sequences:
- a CDS encoding DUF418 domain-containing protein, translating into MNAADRRLHGLDLARYLALAGMVLVNFRLAMAVPAEGEGWLAGFFHLLEGKASATFVTLAGLGLVLATQRQAWWPASVQTWRRALFLMVLGLLNLTLFPADILHYYAVYFALAVLWLRASPRVLLASIVGLAACSFWALLHWDYSQGWNWQTLEYTGLWQWPGAARNLLFNGFHPLMPWLCFFLLGMLLARLPLSQPRVQHALLLLGVLLLGAGQGVQHLAQGTPWQGWLGTQPMPPGPAYVLTGAGAACSVIAACLWLTRVRPGDWLEPFTAAGRMTLTLYVGHILLGMGTLESLGLLDGRASLASVLLWALLFLMLATAAAWLWSWQFARGPLEAVMRRIAG; encoded by the coding sequence ATGAATGCTGCTGACCGGCGGTTGCACGGGCTGGACCTGGCGCGTTACCTCGCATTGGCCGGCATGGTGCTGGTCAACTTCCGCCTCGCGATGGCCGTGCCGGCAGAGGGTGAGGGTTGGCTGGCAGGATTCTTCCATCTGCTGGAGGGCAAGGCCTCGGCCACGTTCGTCACCCTGGCCGGTCTTGGCCTGGTGCTGGCCACGCAGCGGCAGGCTTGGTGGCCGGCCAGTGTGCAGACCTGGCGGCGCGCACTGTTCCTGATGGTGCTGGGCCTGCTCAACCTGACCCTGTTCCCAGCCGATATCCTGCATTACTACGCGGTGTATTTCGCGTTGGCAGTGCTGTGGCTGCGTGCCTCGCCGCGGGTGTTGCTGGCCAGCATCGTGGGCCTGGCGGCCTGTTCGTTCTGGGCGTTGCTGCACTGGGACTACAGCCAGGGATGGAACTGGCAGACGCTGGAATACACCGGTCTGTGGCAATGGCCGGGCGCGGCCCGCAACCTGCTGTTCAATGGCTTCCACCCGTTGATGCCGTGGCTGTGCTTCTTCCTGCTGGGCATGCTGCTGGCGCGCCTTCCGTTGTCGCAGCCGCGAGTGCAGCATGCGTTGTTGCTGCTGGGCGTGCTGCTGCTCGGCGCGGGCCAGGGTGTGCAGCACCTTGCGCAGGGAACACCCTGGCAGGGGTGGCTGGGAACGCAGCCGATGCCGCCGGGGCCGGCCTACGTACTCACCGGTGCGGGTGCAGCCTGCAGTGTCATCGCCGCCTGCCTGTGGCTGACGCGTGTACGCCCGGGCGACTGGCTGGAGCCGTTCACCGCGGCCGGGCGCATGACCCTGACCCTGTATGTGGGTCACATCCTGCTGGGCATGGGCACGCTGGAAAGCCTGGGCCTGCTTGATGGCCGTGCATCGCTGGCGTCGGTGCTGTTGTGGGCGCTGCTGTTCCTGATGCTGGCGACCGCTGCGGCGTGGCTGTGGTCATGGCAGTTCGCACGCGGCCCGCTGGAGGCGGTGATGCGGCGCATCGCAGGCTAG
- a CDS encoding aminoglycoside phosphotransferase family protein, producing MSFASAQHLGEVLQQSYGITPTAVVPRPVGADANASVYRVDARHGQWWLKCRTYQVDPSVWDSLHWMRGTLGIDEIVAPWPALTGGASVQRWGLQFTLFPYVEGQSGFEAALSRTQWQRLGEVLRRLHGAQLPAELQQALPIVRLETAALEIVGQWLAGEGLAAAKDGLGRAFVSVWDQQHARIAALHAQARGLLAALQNVPVDLHLCHTDLHAGNLLMGNDGGLHLIDWDGLSLAPRERDLMFIGAAVGGRWGRENPLGFEDGYGSDRGDPRWIAWYRHWRILQDLIEFQQVLLGSDGEERSPQLRRQSLHFLGEQFAPGNVFDAAERVYRALD from the coding sequence ATGTCATTCGCTTCGGCGCAGCATCTCGGCGAAGTCCTGCAACAATCCTATGGCATCACCCCCACCGCCGTGGTGCCACGCCCGGTGGGCGCCGACGCCAATGCCAGCGTGTATCGCGTCGATGCGCGGCACGGGCAATGGTGGTTGAAGTGCCGCACCTACCAGGTCGACCCATCGGTGTGGGACAGCCTGCACTGGATGCGCGGCACGTTGGGTATCGATGAGATCGTCGCGCCGTGGCCGGCACTGACCGGTGGTGCGTCGGTACAGCGCTGGGGATTGCAGTTCACCCTGTTCCCTTATGTGGAAGGCCAGTCCGGGTTCGAGGCGGCGTTGAGCCGCACGCAGTGGCAGCGGCTGGGTGAGGTGCTGCGGCGCCTGCACGGCGCGCAGCTGCCAGCGGAACTACAGCAGGCGCTGCCGATCGTCCGGCTGGAAACCGCGGCGCTGGAGATCGTCGGGCAGTGGTTGGCCGGCGAGGGCCTGGCGGCCGCGAAGGACGGGCTGGGCCGCGCATTCGTTTCGGTATGGGACCAGCAGCATGCGCGCATCGCGGCGCTGCATGCGCAGGCACGGGGACTGCTCGCGGCCTTGCAGAACGTGCCGGTAGACCTGCATCTGTGCCACACCGATCTGCATGCCGGCAACCTGCTGATGGGCAATGACGGTGGGCTGCACCTGATCGATTGGGATGGCCTGTCGCTGGCACCGCGCGAGCGCGACCTGATGTTCATCGGTGCGGCTGTTGGCGGGCGCTGGGGGCGCGAGAATCCGCTGGGCTTCGAGGACGGCTACGGCAGCGACCGCGGCGACCCGCGCTGGATCGCCTGGTACCGGCACTGGCGCATCCTGCAGGACCTGATCGAGTTCCAGCAGGTGCTGCTGGGCAGCGATGGTGAGGAGCGTTCGCCGCAACTGCGCCGGCAGTCACTGCACTTCCTGGGGGAGCAGTTCGCGCCGGGTAATGTGTTCGATGCGGCGGAGCGGGTGTATCGCGCGTTGGATTAG
- a CDS encoding DMT family transporter, whose translation MRAALLMLGSTMAFGLMAVAIRYATRYVPTQEVAFFRNAFGLLALLPMLLRPGHAPLKTQQLPRYFVRSAIGLGSMLCAFWALGHLPLAQAVSLSYSTPLFVTIAAVLWLGETVRVRRWAAVVVGFIGVLVIVRPGTAGFTAGSLVAVAAAVLSSLVAIQIKQLTRIDSADTVVLYTYVFWVPLSLVPAVFVWVWPTGTAWLWLLATGVLGTIGQLLWTRALRLGEVSALTPISFLQLPLVTLCGWLLFNETVDRWTIIGAGIILAANAYIAHREAVLSRRAASAAASAAAKPAE comes from the coding sequence ATGCGGGCGGCGCTGCTGATGCTCGGCAGCACGATGGCATTCGGCCTGATGGCGGTGGCGATCCGCTACGCCACCCGTTACGTGCCCACCCAGGAAGTGGCGTTCTTCCGCAACGCCTTCGGCCTGCTGGCGCTGTTGCCGATGCTGCTGCGGCCAGGCCACGCGCCGCTGAAGACCCAACAGCTGCCGCGCTACTTCGTGCGCAGTGCGATCGGCCTGGGATCGATGCTGTGCGCGTTCTGGGCACTGGGCCACCTGCCGTTGGCGCAGGCGGTGTCGCTCTCCTACTCCACGCCCCTGTTTGTCACCATCGCCGCCGTGCTGTGGCTGGGCGAGACCGTGCGCGTGCGCCGCTGGGCGGCGGTGGTGGTCGGCTTCATCGGCGTGCTGGTGATCGTGCGCCCCGGCACCGCCGGTTTCACCGCCGGCAGCCTGGTCGCGGTGGCCGCCGCCGTGCTGAGTTCACTGGTCGCGATCCAGATCAAGCAGCTCACCCGCATCGACAGTGCCGATACCGTAGTGCTCTACACCTACGTGTTCTGGGTGCCATTGTCGTTGGTGCCGGCAGTGTTCGTGTGGGTCTGGCCCACCGGCACCGCATGGCTGTGGCTGCTGGCCACCGGCGTGCTCGGCACCATCGGCCAGCTGCTGTGGACGCGTGCACTTCGCCTGGGCGAAGTCTCGGCGCTGACCCCGATCAGCTTCCTGCAGCTGCCGCTGGTGACGCTGTGCGGCTGGCTGCTGTTCAATGAAACCGTGGATCGATGGACCATCATCGGCGCCGGCATCATCCTCGCCGCCAACGCCTACATCGCCCATCGCGAAGCGGTGTTGTCGCGCCGCGCCGCAAGCGCGGCCGCCTCTGCAGCGGCCAAGCCCGCCGAATGA
- the murB gene encoding UDP-N-acetylmuramate dehydrogenase, translating into MDTVDGNAPLRWTLTRNAPLQALNTFHVQASAAQLLELHDAALLPEALALPDVANGPLLVLGAGSNVLIAEDLPGTVLVFGNRDISFLEHRADHAVIRAGAGVPWHGLVMWSLQEGLSGLENLALIPGTAGAAPIQNIGAYGAQIGEFIQAVEAWDCQEQAWVRLDNEQCGFAYRDSVFKQQPDRYLITAIELKLPLLHDLRMDYAGIREELQAQGVELPSAVDVANAVIAIRRRKLPDPDVLGNAGSFFKNPMLPLEQVDVLLQHFPELPVFPADREDKRKVSAAWMIESCGWKGFREGDAGVAPSHALVLVNHGNATGAELLALARRISASVLEKFGVPIEPEPRLLGAQW; encoded by the coding sequence ATGGATACCGTCGACGGCAATGCCCCGCTGCGCTGGACGCTCACCCGCAACGCGCCGCTGCAGGCACTGAACACCTTCCACGTGCAGGCCAGCGCCGCGCAGCTGCTGGAACTGCACGATGCGGCGCTGCTGCCGGAAGCACTCGCCCTGCCCGACGTGGCCAACGGCCCGCTGCTGGTGCTGGGTGCAGGCAGCAACGTGCTGATCGCCGAGGACCTGCCTGGCACCGTGCTGGTGTTCGGCAACCGGGACATCAGTTTCCTTGAACACCGCGCCGACCATGCGGTGATCCGCGCCGGCGCCGGCGTGCCCTGGCATGGCCTGGTGATGTGGTCGCTGCAGGAAGGCTTGTCCGGCCTGGAAAATCTGGCCCTGATTCCCGGCACCGCCGGTGCCGCGCCGATCCAGAACATCGGTGCCTACGGCGCGCAGATCGGCGAGTTCATCCAGGCCGTCGAAGCCTGGGACTGCCAGGAACAGGCCTGGGTGCGACTGGACAACGAACAATGTGGTTTCGCCTACCGCGACAGCGTGTTCAAGCAGCAACCGGATCGCTACCTGATCACTGCCATCGAATTGAAGCTGCCGCTACTGCATGATCTGCGCATGGACTACGCCGGCATCCGCGAGGAACTGCAGGCGCAGGGCGTGGAATTGCCGAGCGCGGTGGACGTGGCCAATGCGGTGATCGCGATCCGCCGCCGCAAGCTGCCCGACCCGGATGTGCTCGGCAATGCCGGCAGCTTCTTCAAGAACCCGATGTTGCCACTGGAACAGGTCGACGTGCTGCTGCAGCACTTCCCCGAGCTGCCGGTGTTCCCGGCAGACCGCGAGGACAAGCGCAAGGTCTCGGCGGCATGGATGATCGAGTCCTGCGGCTGGAAGGGCTTCCGCGAAGGCGATGCCGGCGTGGCGCCGAGCCACGCGCTGGTGCTGGTCAACCACGGCAACGCCACCGGCGCTGAGCTGCTGGCGCTGGCCCGTCGCATCTCGGCCTCGGTGCTGGAGAAGTTCGGCGTGCCGATCGAACCGGAGCCCCGCCTGCTCGGCGCACAGTGGTGA
- a CDS encoding quinone-dependent dihydroorotate dehydrogenase codes for MYSLARPFLFSLDAERAHGLGLSALDLAYRTGTTPLLAARIAPMPSTVFGLTFPNPVGLAAGLDKNGEHIDALFALGFGFVEIGTITPRPQAGNPQPRLFRLPEHNAIINRMGFNNAGVDALVRNVERARNRRGLLGINIGKNKDTPNEQAVDDYIACLDKVYPLADYITVNISSPNTAGLRELQEETALRQLVSQLRDRQEDLAARHGRRVPMLVKVAPDLSERDIDAAARVLGELQVDGVIATNTTVDHSKVAGDPLANEAGGLSGAPVLEQSTLVLRRLRARLPESVPLIGVGGILSGADAVAKMAAGAALVQCYSGLIFRGPSLVSECVEAIRRRREAPSRGAVAPL; via the coding sequence ATGTATTCGCTTGCCCGCCCCTTCCTGTTCTCGCTCGACGCCGAGCGCGCCCACGGCCTCGGCCTGTCCGCACTGGACCTGGCCTATCGCACCGGCACCACGCCGCTGCTGGCCGCACGCATCGCGCCGATGCCCAGCACGGTGTTCGGGCTTACCTTCCCCAATCCGGTCGGCCTGGCCGCCGGCCTGGACAAGAATGGCGAGCACATCGATGCATTGTTCGCGCTGGGTTTCGGCTTCGTCGAAATCGGCACCATCACCCCGCGCCCGCAGGCCGGCAATCCGCAGCCGCGCCTGTTCCGCCTGCCGGAACACAACGCGATCATCAACCGCATGGGCTTCAACAATGCGGGCGTCGACGCGCTGGTGCGCAACGTCGAGCGCGCGCGCAACCGCCGCGGCCTGCTCGGCATCAACATCGGCAAGAACAAGGACACCCCGAACGAACAGGCCGTGGACGATTACATCGCCTGCCTGGACAAGGTGTACCCGCTGGCCGACTACATCACTGTCAACATTTCCTCGCCCAACACCGCCGGCCTGCGTGAACTGCAGGAAGAAACCGCGCTGCGCCAGCTGGTCAGCCAGTTGCGCGACCGCCAGGAAGATCTCGCGGCACGCCACGGCCGTCGCGTGCCGATGCTGGTCAAGGTGGCGCCCGACCTCAGCGAGCGCGACATCGATGCCGCTGCCCGCGTACTGGGCGAACTGCAGGTGGACGGCGTGATCGCCACCAACACCACCGTCGACCACAGCAAGGTGGCCGGCGACCCGCTGGCCAACGAAGCCGGTGGCCTGTCCGGTGCGCCGGTGCTGGAACAGTCCACGCTGGTGCTGCGCCGCCTGCGCGCGCGCCTGCCCGAATCGGTGCCGCTGATCGGCGTTGGCGGCATCCTGTCCGGTGCCGACGCGGTGGCCAAGATGGCTGCTGGTGCGGCGCTGGTGCAGTGCTACAGCGGCCTGATCTTCCGCGGCCCGTCGCTGGTATCGGAGTGCGTGGAGGCGATCCGTCGCCGCCGCGAAGCGCCCAGCCGCGGCGCGGTGGCCCCGCTGTGA